One region of Eupeodes corollae chromosome 1, idEupCoro1.1, whole genome shotgun sequence genomic DNA includes:
- the LOC129952875 gene encoding microtubule-associated protein tau isoform X10 — MSSAPRPPFVPSQQMRPQMGAPAPGSPSPRQPMNQGQPMNTQQRQMAPQLRRVDSQGNVLPNPGQPPRGGIQQQVRPPSSGGTTSPPGQGGPGPGPRPQGAFPWAGPPNSQQNRPSNAFGNQPPNQGGRPFPRPGPGGTGGGGQPQFRPPYQQQNMQQQYQGMPQQFPPQVQQRPFAPQQNAPMSKTNSHDDDDSDVVFGQAITPVRTGVAPPPQPTVKTNQVIDDLKTIPEVQPNKENNTNPKNTSFSDLNDKKNLNEIEKEASTERKRTEELKVNEQALGSSESSSNSAKLTNFQKISGDTPENTNKLEKPTKVENNKKLEGSPKEATFNKDIKGDNDSGVDESTQEKDRNGPTSPSSPAKTPTKPTSGISRPPSATPSNKSNKSRSASRSRLALKTPEPESAKKVPMNKIQVGNAPSPNLKAVRSKIGSLDNATYKPGGGKIKIESKKIEIKAAPRIEAKNEKYTPKGGDKKIVSTKLQWNAKSKIGSLENANHKPGGGDKKIDTIKADFKDKAKPKVGSKDNVKYAPGGGDIKTPPPSSMTTSTTGADENLNQQHQTATAINQN, encoded by the exons ATGTCGTCTGCACCAAGGCCGCCTTTTGTTCCGTCACAACAAATGAGACCTCAGATGGGCGCCCCTGCTCCGGGATCTCCATCGCCACGACAGCCAATGAATCAAGGACAGCCAATGAATACTCAACAAAGGCAAATGGCGCCACAATTACGGAGAGTAGATAGTCAAGGGAATGTTTTGCCTAATCCTGGACAACCGCCAAGAGGCGGAATTCAGCAGCAAGTTCGCCCACCATCTAGCGGAGGAACAACGAGTCCGCCTGGGCAAGGTGGTCCAGGTCCAGGTCCAAGACCTCAGGGTGCTTTCCCTTGGGCTGGACCCCCAAACAGCCAACAAAATCGTCCATCGAATGCTTTTGGTAACCAACCACCCAATCAAGGTGGAAGACCTTTTCCACGGCCGGGACCTGGTGGGACCGGTGGTGGTGGCCAGCCACAGTTTCGACCACCATACCAACAGCAAAATATGCAGCAGCAATATCAAGGAATGCCACAACAATTTCCCCCCCAAGTTCAACAAAGACCATTTGCACCACAACAAAATGCCCCAATGAGCAAAACTAATAGTCACGACGATGACGACAGTGATGTAGTATTTGGACAAGCAATCACTCCTGTAAGAACAGGAGTAGCGCCACCACCGCAGCCGACTGTAAAGACCAATCAAGTAATCGATGACCTAAAAACTATTCCAGAAGTACAACCAAATAAAGAGAATAATACGAACCCCAAGAATACATCATTTAGTGATCTTAATGACAAGAAGAACCTAAATGAGATTGAAAAAGAAGCAAGTACTGAACGAAAACGTACGGAAGAGTTAAAAGTGAACGAACAAGCTCTCGGATCTTCCGAATCTAGTTCTAATTCAGCGAAACTAACGAACTTCCAAAAAATTAGCGGAGACACACCCGAAAACACAAATAAGCTTGAGAAACCAACTAAAGTTGAGAATAATAAAAAGCTGGAGGGTTCTCCGAAAGAGGCAACATTCAATAAGGATATAA AAGGGGATAATGACAGTGGCGTTGATGAGTCTACACAGGAAAAG GATCGAAACGGACCAACATCACCAAGTTCTCCCGCCAAGACACCAACTAAGCCTACTTCAGGCATTTCAAGACCCCCAAGTGCAACACCATCGAATAAGTCCAATAAATCACGAAGCGCTTCTAGATCAAGGCTAGCTCTCAAAACACCCGAACCAGAGTCAGCTAAGAAAG TTCCAATGAATAAGATTCAAGTGGGTAATGCACCTTCACCTAATCTCAAGGCTGTTCGGTCAAAAATAGGATCACTTGACAATGCCACCTATAAACCTGGCGGAGGTAAAATCAAAATCGAAagcaagaaaattgaaattaaggCCGCTCCAAGGATCGAagcgaaaaacgaaaaatacaCTCCCAAGGGCGGAGATAAAAAG ATAGTTTCAACGAAATTACAATGGAATGCTAAATCTAAAATCGGATCTCTAGAGAACGCCAATCATAAGCCTGGCGGCGGTGATAAGAAAATCGATACAATAAAAGCGGACTTTAAGGATAAGGCTAAGCCAAAAGTTGGCTCAAAGGATAATGTTAAATATGCTCCAGGGGGTGGTGATATAAAG ACTCCTCCACCTTCGTCCATGACAACATCAACCACTGGTGCCGATGAAAATCTAAATCAACAACATCAAACAGCAACAGCTATCAACCAAAAttaa
- the LOC129952875 gene encoding microtubule-associated protein tau isoform X9, whose translation MSSAPRPPFVPSQQMRPQMGAPAPGSPSPRQPMNQGQPMNTQQRQMAPQLRRVDSQGNVLPNPGQPPRGGIQQQVRPPSSGGTTSPPGQGGPGPGPRPQGAFPWAGPPNSQQNRPSNAFGNQPPNQGGRPFPRPGPGGTGGGGQPQFRPPYQQQNMQQQYQGMPQQFPPQVQQRPFAPQQNAPMSKTNSHDDDDSDVVFGQAITPVRTGVAPPPQPTVKTNQVIDDLKTIPEVQPNKENNTNPKNTSFSDLNDKKNLNEIEKEASTERKRTEELKVNEQALGSSESSSNSAKLTNFQKISGDTPENTNKLEKPTKVENNKKLEGSPKEATFNKDIKGDNDSGVDESTQEKDRNGPTSPSSPAKTPTKPTSGISRPPSATPSNKSNKSRSASRSRLALKTPEPESAKKVPMNKIQVGNAPSPNLKAVRSKIGSLDNATYKPGGGKIKIESKKIEIKAAPRIEAKNEKYTPKGGDKKIVSTKLQWNAKSKIGSLENANHKPGGGDKKIDTIKADFKDKAKPKVGSKDNVKYAPGGGDIKKDDIQKDIQTHKLEIKAQSKIGSLDNVKHKPGGGDKKIFDDKDYLKNVDHPVALTSPSQEYLYTYY comes from the exons ATGTCGTCTGCACCAAGGCCGCCTTTTGTTCCGTCACAACAAATGAGACCTCAGATGGGCGCCCCTGCTCCGGGATCTCCATCGCCACGACAGCCAATGAATCAAGGACAGCCAATGAATACTCAACAAAGGCAAATGGCGCCACAATTACGGAGAGTAGATAGTCAAGGGAATGTTTTGCCTAATCCTGGACAACCGCCAAGAGGCGGAATTCAGCAGCAAGTTCGCCCACCATCTAGCGGAGGAACAACGAGTCCGCCTGGGCAAGGTGGTCCAGGTCCAGGTCCAAGACCTCAGGGTGCTTTCCCTTGGGCTGGACCCCCAAACAGCCAACAAAATCGTCCATCGAATGCTTTTGGTAACCAACCACCCAATCAAGGTGGAAGACCTTTTCCACGGCCGGGACCTGGTGGGACCGGTGGTGGTGGCCAGCCACAGTTTCGACCACCATACCAACAGCAAAATATGCAGCAGCAATATCAAGGAATGCCACAACAATTTCCCCCCCAAGTTCAACAAAGACCATTTGCACCACAACAAAATGCCCCAATGAGCAAAACTAATAGTCACGACGATGACGACAGTGATGTAGTATTTGGACAAGCAATCACTCCTGTAAGAACAGGAGTAGCGCCACCACCGCAGCCGACTGTAAAGACCAATCAAGTAATCGATGACCTAAAAACTATTCCAGAAGTACAACCAAATAAAGAGAATAATACGAACCCCAAGAATACATCATTTAGTGATCTTAATGACAAGAAGAACCTAAATGAGATTGAAAAAGAAGCAAGTACTGAACGAAAACGTACGGAAGAGTTAAAAGTGAACGAACAAGCTCTCGGATCTTCCGAATCTAGTTCTAATTCAGCGAAACTAACGAACTTCCAAAAAATTAGCGGAGACACACCCGAAAACACAAATAAGCTTGAGAAACCAACTAAAGTTGAGAATAATAAAAAGCTGGAGGGTTCTCCGAAAGAGGCAACATTCAATAAGGATATAA AAGGGGATAATGACAGTGGCGTTGATGAGTCTACACAGGAAAAG GATCGAAACGGACCAACATCACCAAGTTCTCCCGCCAAGACACCAACTAAGCCTACTTCAGGCATTTCAAGACCCCCAAGTGCAACACCATCGAATAAGTCCAATAAATCACGAAGCGCTTCTAGATCAAGGCTAGCTCTCAAAACACCCGAACCAGAGTCAGCTAAGAAAG TTCCAATGAATAAGATTCAAGTGGGTAATGCACCTTCACCTAATCTCAAGGCTGTTCGGTCAAAAATAGGATCACTTGACAATGCCACCTATAAACCTGGCGGAGGTAAAATCAAAATCGAAagcaagaaaattgaaattaaggCCGCTCCAAGGATCGAagcgaaaaacgaaaaatacaCTCCCAAGGGCGGAGATAAAAAG ATAGTTTCAACGAAATTACAATGGAATGCTAAATCTAAAATCGGATCTCTAGAGAACGCCAATCATAAGCCTGGCGGCGGTGATAAGAAAATCGATACAATAAAAGCGGACTTTAAGGATAAGGCTAAGCCAAAAGTTGGCTCAAAGGATAATGTTAAATATGCTCCAGGGGGTGGTGATATAAAG AAGGACGATATTCAAAAGGAC ATACAAACCCATAAGCTAGAAATTAAAGCTCAAAGTAAAATTGGATCTTTGGATAATGTAAAGCACAAACCAGGTGGAGGGGATAAGAAAATATTCGATGACaaggattatttaaaaaatgttgatcacCCTGTTGCACTGACTTCACCTTCAcag gaATATCTTTATACGTATTATTAG
- the LOC129952875 gene encoding microtubule-associated protein tau isoform X7 yields the protein MSSAPRPPFVPSQQMRPQMGAPAPGSPSPRQPMNQGQPMNTQQRQMAPQLRRVDSQGNVLPNPGQPPRGGIQQQVRPPSSGGTTSPPGQGGPGPGPRPQGAFPWAGPPNSQQNRPSNAFGNQPPNQGGRPFPRPGPGGTGGGGQPQFRPPYQQQNMQQQYQGMPQQFPPQVQQRPFAPQQNAPMSKTNSHDDDDSDVVFGQAITPVRTGVAPPPQPTVKTNQVIDDLKTIPEVQPNKENNTNPKNTSFSDLNDKKNLNEIEKEASTERKRTEELKVNEQALGSSESSSNSAKLTNFQKISGDTPENTNKLEKPTKVENNKKLEGSPKEATFNKDIKGDNDSGVDESTQEKDRNGPTSPSSPAKTPTKPTSGISRPPSATPSNKSNKSRSASRSRLALKTPEPESAKKVPMNKIQVGNAPSPNLKAVRSKIGSLDNATYKPGGGKIKIESKKIEIKAAPRIEAKNEKYTPKGGDKKIVSTKLQWNAKSKIGSLENANHKPGGGDKKIDTIKADFKDKAKPKVGSKDNVKYAPGGGDIKKDDIQKDIQTHKLEIKAQSKIGSLDNVKHKPGGGDKKIFDDKDYLKNVDHPVALTSPSQLCNGHLCASIHIEIGHCSRFNNEYLYTYY from the exons ATGTCGTCTGCACCAAGGCCGCCTTTTGTTCCGTCACAACAAATGAGACCTCAGATGGGCGCCCCTGCTCCGGGATCTCCATCGCCACGACAGCCAATGAATCAAGGACAGCCAATGAATACTCAACAAAGGCAAATGGCGCCACAATTACGGAGAGTAGATAGTCAAGGGAATGTTTTGCCTAATCCTGGACAACCGCCAAGAGGCGGAATTCAGCAGCAAGTTCGCCCACCATCTAGCGGAGGAACAACGAGTCCGCCTGGGCAAGGTGGTCCAGGTCCAGGTCCAAGACCTCAGGGTGCTTTCCCTTGGGCTGGACCCCCAAACAGCCAACAAAATCGTCCATCGAATGCTTTTGGTAACCAACCACCCAATCAAGGTGGAAGACCTTTTCCACGGCCGGGACCTGGTGGGACCGGTGGTGGTGGCCAGCCACAGTTTCGACCACCATACCAACAGCAAAATATGCAGCAGCAATATCAAGGAATGCCACAACAATTTCCCCCCCAAGTTCAACAAAGACCATTTGCACCACAACAAAATGCCCCAATGAGCAAAACTAATAGTCACGACGATGACGACAGTGATGTAGTATTTGGACAAGCAATCACTCCTGTAAGAACAGGAGTAGCGCCACCACCGCAGCCGACTGTAAAGACCAATCAAGTAATCGATGACCTAAAAACTATTCCAGAAGTACAACCAAATAAAGAGAATAATACGAACCCCAAGAATACATCATTTAGTGATCTTAATGACAAGAAGAACCTAAATGAGATTGAAAAAGAAGCAAGTACTGAACGAAAACGTACGGAAGAGTTAAAAGTGAACGAACAAGCTCTCGGATCTTCCGAATCTAGTTCTAATTCAGCGAAACTAACGAACTTCCAAAAAATTAGCGGAGACACACCCGAAAACACAAATAAGCTTGAGAAACCAACTAAAGTTGAGAATAATAAAAAGCTGGAGGGTTCTCCGAAAGAGGCAACATTCAATAAGGATATAA AAGGGGATAATGACAGTGGCGTTGATGAGTCTACACAGGAAAAG GATCGAAACGGACCAACATCACCAAGTTCTCCCGCCAAGACACCAACTAAGCCTACTTCAGGCATTTCAAGACCCCCAAGTGCAACACCATCGAATAAGTCCAATAAATCACGAAGCGCTTCTAGATCAAGGCTAGCTCTCAAAACACCCGAACCAGAGTCAGCTAAGAAAG TTCCAATGAATAAGATTCAAGTGGGTAATGCACCTTCACCTAATCTCAAGGCTGTTCGGTCAAAAATAGGATCACTTGACAATGCCACCTATAAACCTGGCGGAGGTAAAATCAAAATCGAAagcaagaaaattgaaattaaggCCGCTCCAAGGATCGAagcgaaaaacgaaaaatacaCTCCCAAGGGCGGAGATAAAAAG ATAGTTTCAACGAAATTACAATGGAATGCTAAATCTAAAATCGGATCTCTAGAGAACGCCAATCATAAGCCTGGCGGCGGTGATAAGAAAATCGATACAATAAAAGCGGACTTTAAGGATAAGGCTAAGCCAAAAGTTGGCTCAAAGGATAATGTTAAATATGCTCCAGGGGGTGGTGATATAAAG AAGGACGATATTCAAAAGGAC ATACAAACCCATAAGCTAGAAATTAAAGCTCAAAGTAAAATTGGATCTTTGGATAATGTAAAGCACAAACCAGGTGGAGGGGATAAGAAAATATTCGATGACaaggattatttaaaaaatgttgatcacCCTGTTGCACTGACTTCACCTTCAcag ctcTGCAATGGGCATCTTTGTGCGTCAATACACATTGAAATTGGTCATTGCAGTCGTTTCAATAAT gaATATCTTTATACGTATTATTAG
- the LOC129952875 gene encoding microtubule-associated protein tau isoform X6 has translation MSSAPRPPFVPSQQMRPQMGAPAPGSPSPRQPMNQGQPMNTQQRQMAPQLRRVDSQGNVLPNPGQPPRGGIQQQVRPPSSGGTTSPPGQGGPGPGPRPQGAFPWAGPPNSQQNRPSNAFGNQPPNQGGRPFPRPGPGGTGGGGQPQFRPPYQQQNMQQQYQGMPQQFPPQVQQRPFAPQQNAPMSKTNSHDDDDSDVVFGQAITPVRTGVAPPPQPTVKTNQVIDDLKTIPEVQPNKENNTNPKNTSFSDLNDKKNLNEIEKEASTERKRTEELKVNEQALGSSESSSNSAKLTNFQKISGDTPENTNKLEKPTKVENNKKLEGSPKEATFNKDIKGDNDSGVDESTQEKDRNGPTSPSSPAKTPTKPTSGISRPPSATPSNKSNKSRSASRSRLALKTPEPESAKKVPMNKIQVGNAPSPNLKAVRSKIGSLDNATYKPGGGKIKIESKKIEIKAAPRIEAKNEKYTPKGGDKKIVSTKLQWNAKSKIGSLENANHKPGGGDKKIDTIKADFKDKAKPKVGSKDNVKYAPGGGDIKKDDIQKDIQTHKLEIKAQSKIGSLDNVKHKPGGGDKKIFDDKDYLKNVDHPVALTSPSQTPPPSSMTTSTTGADENLNQQHQTATAINQN, from the exons ATGTCGTCTGCACCAAGGCCGCCTTTTGTTCCGTCACAACAAATGAGACCTCAGATGGGCGCCCCTGCTCCGGGATCTCCATCGCCACGACAGCCAATGAATCAAGGACAGCCAATGAATACTCAACAAAGGCAAATGGCGCCACAATTACGGAGAGTAGATAGTCAAGGGAATGTTTTGCCTAATCCTGGACAACCGCCAAGAGGCGGAATTCAGCAGCAAGTTCGCCCACCATCTAGCGGAGGAACAACGAGTCCGCCTGGGCAAGGTGGTCCAGGTCCAGGTCCAAGACCTCAGGGTGCTTTCCCTTGGGCTGGACCCCCAAACAGCCAACAAAATCGTCCATCGAATGCTTTTGGTAACCAACCACCCAATCAAGGTGGAAGACCTTTTCCACGGCCGGGACCTGGTGGGACCGGTGGTGGTGGCCAGCCACAGTTTCGACCACCATACCAACAGCAAAATATGCAGCAGCAATATCAAGGAATGCCACAACAATTTCCCCCCCAAGTTCAACAAAGACCATTTGCACCACAACAAAATGCCCCAATGAGCAAAACTAATAGTCACGACGATGACGACAGTGATGTAGTATTTGGACAAGCAATCACTCCTGTAAGAACAGGAGTAGCGCCACCACCGCAGCCGACTGTAAAGACCAATCAAGTAATCGATGACCTAAAAACTATTCCAGAAGTACAACCAAATAAAGAGAATAATACGAACCCCAAGAATACATCATTTAGTGATCTTAATGACAAGAAGAACCTAAATGAGATTGAAAAAGAAGCAAGTACTGAACGAAAACGTACGGAAGAGTTAAAAGTGAACGAACAAGCTCTCGGATCTTCCGAATCTAGTTCTAATTCAGCGAAACTAACGAACTTCCAAAAAATTAGCGGAGACACACCCGAAAACACAAATAAGCTTGAGAAACCAACTAAAGTTGAGAATAATAAAAAGCTGGAGGGTTCTCCGAAAGAGGCAACATTCAATAAGGATATAA AAGGGGATAATGACAGTGGCGTTGATGAGTCTACACAGGAAAAG GATCGAAACGGACCAACATCACCAAGTTCTCCCGCCAAGACACCAACTAAGCCTACTTCAGGCATTTCAAGACCCCCAAGTGCAACACCATCGAATAAGTCCAATAAATCACGAAGCGCTTCTAGATCAAGGCTAGCTCTCAAAACACCCGAACCAGAGTCAGCTAAGAAAG TTCCAATGAATAAGATTCAAGTGGGTAATGCACCTTCACCTAATCTCAAGGCTGTTCGGTCAAAAATAGGATCACTTGACAATGCCACCTATAAACCTGGCGGAGGTAAAATCAAAATCGAAagcaagaaaattgaaattaaggCCGCTCCAAGGATCGAagcgaaaaacgaaaaatacaCTCCCAAGGGCGGAGATAAAAAG ATAGTTTCAACGAAATTACAATGGAATGCTAAATCTAAAATCGGATCTCTAGAGAACGCCAATCATAAGCCTGGCGGCGGTGATAAGAAAATCGATACAATAAAAGCGGACTTTAAGGATAAGGCTAAGCCAAAAGTTGGCTCAAAGGATAATGTTAAATATGCTCCAGGGGGTGGTGATATAAAG AAGGACGATATTCAAAAGGAC ATACAAACCCATAAGCTAGAAATTAAAGCTCAAAGTAAAATTGGATCTTTGGATAATGTAAAGCACAAACCAGGTGGAGGGGATAAGAAAATATTCGATGACaaggattatttaaaaaatgttgatcacCCTGTTGCACTGACTTCACCTTCAcag ACTCCTCCACCTTCGTCCATGACAACATCAACCACTGGTGCCGATGAAAATCTAAATCAACAACATCAAACAGCAACAGCTATCAACCAAAAttaa
- the LOC129952875 gene encoding microtubule-associated protein tau isoform X5, producing the protein MSSAPRPPFVPSQQMRPQMGAPAPGSPSPRQPMNQGQPMNTQQRQMAPQLRRVDSQGNVLPNPGQPPRGGIQQQVRPPSSGGTTSPPGQGGPGPGPRPQGAFPWAGPPNSQQNRPSNAFGNQPPNQGGRPFPRPGPGGTGGGGQPQFRPPYQQQNMQQQYQGMPQQFPPQVQQRPFAPQQNAPMSKTNSHDDDDSDVVFGQAITPVRTGVAPPPQPTVKTNQVIDDLKTIPEVQPNKENNTNPKNTSFSDLNDKKNLNEIEKEASTERKRTEELKVNEQALGSSESSSNSAKLTNFQKISGDTPENTNKLEKPTKVENNKKLEGSPKEATFNKDIKGDNDSGVDESTQEKDRNGPTSPSSPAKTPTKPTSGISRPPSATPSNKSNKSRSASRSRLALKTPEPESAKKVPMNKIQVGNAPSPNLKAVRSKIGSLDNATYKPGGGKIKIESKKIEIKAAPRIEAKNEKYTPKGGDKKIVSTKLQWNAKSKIGSLENANHKPGGGDKKIDTIKADFKDKAKPKVGSKDNVKYAPGGGDIKKDDIQKDIQTHKLEIKAQSKIGSLDNVKHKPGGGDKKIFDDKDYLKNVDHPVALTSPSQLCNGHLCASIHIEIGHCSRFNNTPPPSSMTTSTTGADENLNQQHQTATAINQN; encoded by the exons ATGTCGTCTGCACCAAGGCCGCCTTTTGTTCCGTCACAACAAATGAGACCTCAGATGGGCGCCCCTGCTCCGGGATCTCCATCGCCACGACAGCCAATGAATCAAGGACAGCCAATGAATACTCAACAAAGGCAAATGGCGCCACAATTACGGAGAGTAGATAGTCAAGGGAATGTTTTGCCTAATCCTGGACAACCGCCAAGAGGCGGAATTCAGCAGCAAGTTCGCCCACCATCTAGCGGAGGAACAACGAGTCCGCCTGGGCAAGGTGGTCCAGGTCCAGGTCCAAGACCTCAGGGTGCTTTCCCTTGGGCTGGACCCCCAAACAGCCAACAAAATCGTCCATCGAATGCTTTTGGTAACCAACCACCCAATCAAGGTGGAAGACCTTTTCCACGGCCGGGACCTGGTGGGACCGGTGGTGGTGGCCAGCCACAGTTTCGACCACCATACCAACAGCAAAATATGCAGCAGCAATATCAAGGAATGCCACAACAATTTCCCCCCCAAGTTCAACAAAGACCATTTGCACCACAACAAAATGCCCCAATGAGCAAAACTAATAGTCACGACGATGACGACAGTGATGTAGTATTTGGACAAGCAATCACTCCTGTAAGAACAGGAGTAGCGCCACCACCGCAGCCGACTGTAAAGACCAATCAAGTAATCGATGACCTAAAAACTATTCCAGAAGTACAACCAAATAAAGAGAATAATACGAACCCCAAGAATACATCATTTAGTGATCTTAATGACAAGAAGAACCTAAATGAGATTGAAAAAGAAGCAAGTACTGAACGAAAACGTACGGAAGAGTTAAAAGTGAACGAACAAGCTCTCGGATCTTCCGAATCTAGTTCTAATTCAGCGAAACTAACGAACTTCCAAAAAATTAGCGGAGACACACCCGAAAACACAAATAAGCTTGAGAAACCAACTAAAGTTGAGAATAATAAAAAGCTGGAGGGTTCTCCGAAAGAGGCAACATTCAATAAGGATATAA AAGGGGATAATGACAGTGGCGTTGATGAGTCTACACAGGAAAAG GATCGAAACGGACCAACATCACCAAGTTCTCCCGCCAAGACACCAACTAAGCCTACTTCAGGCATTTCAAGACCCCCAAGTGCAACACCATCGAATAAGTCCAATAAATCACGAAGCGCTTCTAGATCAAGGCTAGCTCTCAAAACACCCGAACCAGAGTCAGCTAAGAAAG TTCCAATGAATAAGATTCAAGTGGGTAATGCACCTTCACCTAATCTCAAGGCTGTTCGGTCAAAAATAGGATCACTTGACAATGCCACCTATAAACCTGGCGGAGGTAAAATCAAAATCGAAagcaagaaaattgaaattaaggCCGCTCCAAGGATCGAagcgaaaaacgaaaaatacaCTCCCAAGGGCGGAGATAAAAAG ATAGTTTCAACGAAATTACAATGGAATGCTAAATCTAAAATCGGATCTCTAGAGAACGCCAATCATAAGCCTGGCGGCGGTGATAAGAAAATCGATACAATAAAAGCGGACTTTAAGGATAAGGCTAAGCCAAAAGTTGGCTCAAAGGATAATGTTAAATATGCTCCAGGGGGTGGTGATATAAAG AAGGACGATATTCAAAAGGAC ATACAAACCCATAAGCTAGAAATTAAAGCTCAAAGTAAAATTGGATCTTTGGATAATGTAAAGCACAAACCAGGTGGAGGGGATAAGAAAATATTCGATGACaaggattatttaaaaaatgttgatcacCCTGTTGCACTGACTTCACCTTCAcag ctcTGCAATGGGCATCTTTGTGCGTCAATACACATTGAAATTGGTCATTGCAGTCGTTTCAATAAT ACTCCTCCACCTTCGTCCATGACAACATCAACCACTGGTGCCGATGAAAATCTAAATCAACAACATCAAACAGCAACAGCTATCAACCAAAAttaa